A single Halobellus ruber DNA region contains:
- a CDS encoding PAS domain S-box protein, giving the protein MTATAGIDVLHVDDEPDFADLTAEFLEEIDGRIAVHTETHPEDGLDFLAERDIDCVVSDHDMPGRDGIEFLGAVRERYPDLPFVLYTGKGSETVASEAISAGVTDYLQKGTGTDQYDLLANRIRNAVTARRAEADAEKRRHRLEQILKTVPSCVVQLDHEGEFVFANDRAVEVLGLSESDLTDRAYNDPEWDITDPDGDPIPEPELPFRRVRDTGEPLYGFRHTIEWPDGTRKILSVNGAPLFDADGNVDSVVFSLSDITDRRKRKAALERARAEYEQFIDAMNDAAYVIDADGAFLEVNEAASDTTGYSRSELLSMGIQDIDPTIEDADAARLDTDEYDDGMRVFETVHETTDGERIPVEISSSIVSYRGETAELSIVRDISDRKRRERRLEEFASVVSHDLRNPLNVARGSVNLARADCPSDHLDRAARAHDRMETLIDDLLTLARQGDAVADPEPIDLRSLVGSCWEHVATGDATLRVADNGTVRADTGRLRQLFENLFRNSVEHGSDSVTVTVGALPDGRGFYVADDGPGVPADDREAVFEPGHSTAAEGTGFGLNIVTRIAEDHGWEVGLTDGADGGARFEVTGVEFED; this is encoded by the coding sequence ATGACCGCGACCGCCGGGATCGACGTCCTCCACGTCGACGACGAGCCCGATTTCGCCGACCTCACGGCCGAGTTCCTGGAGGAGATCGACGGGAGGATCGCAGTCCACACGGAAACGCACCCCGAGGACGGCCTCGACTTCCTCGCCGAACGCGACATCGACTGTGTGGTCTCGGATCACGATATGCCGGGGCGGGACGGCATCGAGTTCCTCGGGGCCGTCCGCGAGCGGTATCCCGACCTCCCCTTCGTCCTCTACACCGGCAAGGGGTCGGAGACGGTCGCCAGCGAGGCGATCTCGGCAGGCGTCACCGACTACCTTCAGAAAGGGACCGGCACCGACCAGTACGACCTCCTGGCCAACCGGATCCGGAACGCGGTGACGGCGCGGCGGGCGGAAGCCGACGCCGAAAAGCGCCGCCACCGGCTCGAACAGATCCTCAAGACCGTCCCCTCGTGTGTGGTCCAACTCGACCACGAAGGGGAGTTCGTCTTCGCCAACGACCGGGCCGTCGAAGTGCTCGGGCTGTCGGAGTCGGACCTGACCGACCGGGCGTACAACGATCCCGAGTGGGACATCACCGATCCGGACGGCGATCCGATCCCGGAGCCGGAGCTCCCGTTCCGGCGTGTCCGGGACACGGGCGAGCCGCTCTACGGCTTCCGCCACACGATCGAGTGGCCCGACGGGACGCGGAAGATCCTCTCGGTCAACGGCGCGCCGCTGTTCGACGCCGACGGGAACGTCGACAGCGTCGTCTTCTCGCTGTCGGACATCACCGACCGGCGGAAGCGGAAGGCGGCGCTCGAACGGGCCCGCGCCGAGTACGAACAGTTCATCGACGCGATGAACGACGCCGCGTACGTGATCGACGCCGACGGTGCCTTTCTGGAGGTCAACGAGGCAGCGAGCGACACCACCGGCTACTCCCGGTCGGAACTGCTCTCGATGGGGATCCAGGACATCGACCCGACCATCGAGGATGCGGACGCCGCGCGGCTCGACACCGACGAGTACGACGACGGGATGCGGGTCTTCGAGACCGTCCACGAGACGACGGACGGCGAGCGGATCCCCGTCGAGATCAGCTCATCGATCGTGTCGTACCGCGGCGAGACCGCCGAGCTGAGCATCGTCCGGGACATCTCCGACCGGAAACGCCGCGAACGCAGGCTGGAGGAGTTCGCGAGCGTGGTCAGCCACGACCTCCGGAACCCGCTGAACGTGGCGCGGGGCAGCGTAAACCTCGCGAGGGCGGACTGTCCGAGCGACCACCTCGACAGGGCCGCTCGGGCCCACGACCGGATGGAGACGTTGATCGACGACCTGCTCACGCTGGCGCGCCAGGGCGACGCCGTCGCCGACCCGGAACCGATCGACCTCCGGAGCCTCGTCGGAAGCTGTTGGGAGCACGTCGCGACCGGGGACGCGACGCTGCGAGTCGCCGACAACGGAACAGTCAGGGCGGACACGGGACGGCTCCGACAGCTGTTCGAGAACCTGTTCCGTAACTCGGTGGAGCACGGCTCCGACTCGGTCACGGTCACTGTCGGCGCCCTCCCCGACGGCCGCGGGTTCTACGTCGCCGACGACGGGCCGGGCGTCCCCGCCGACGACCGGGAGGCGGTGTTCGAGCCGGGCCACTCGACCGCCGCGGAGGGGACCGGCTTCGGGCTGAACATCGTCACCAGGATCGCCGAG
- a CDS encoding ribokinase: MTTDSDTEPCVAVVGSYNHDLSMAVESLPAPGETVLGGEFTEGTGGKGSNQAVAAARLGAATSFVGCLGEDRFGDAAVDLWDEEGVSAAGVRRTDETHTGVAFIIVGDDGENVISVAQGANAHLSGADVRAAAAEIRSADVLLCQLETELDPVIAAAEVAADAGTEVILNPAPARELPESLLSNVDIITPNRGEGCILAGHEPGADLTPSELLSALTGLGVPRTVLTLGPDGALVDDSGTRTAVDAIDVEVVDTTGGGDAFNAGLAVARAEGRDLADAVRFGCVCGGLACTDFEVVLALPDRSAVDARIGE, encoded by the coding sequence ATGACGACTGACTCCGATACGGAGCCGTGCGTGGCCGTCGTGGGGTCGTACAACCACGACCTCTCGATGGCGGTGGAGTCGCTGCCGGCGCCCGGCGAGACCGTCCTCGGCGGCGAGTTCACCGAGGGCACCGGCGGCAAGGGGTCGAACCAGGCGGTCGCCGCCGCCCGCCTCGGGGCGGCGACGTCGTTCGTGGGTTGTCTCGGCGAGGACCGGTTCGGCGACGCCGCCGTCGACCTGTGGGACGAGGAGGGGGTGTCGGCGGCGGGGGTCCGGCGGACCGACGAGACCCACACGGGGGTCGCGTTCATCATCGTCGGCGACGACGGGGAGAACGTCATCTCGGTCGCCCAGGGGGCGAACGCCCACCTCTCGGGGGCGGACGTGCGGGCGGCGGCCGCGGAGATCCGGTCGGCCGACGTGCTGCTGTGTCAGCTTGAGACCGAACTCGACCCGGTGATCGCGGCCGCGGAGGTCGCCGCCGACGCCGGGACCGAAGTGATCCTCAACCCGGCGCCGGCCCGGGAGCTGCCCGAATCGCTGCTCTCGAACGTCGACATCATCACCCCCAACCGCGGGGAGGGCTGCATCCTCGCGGGCCACGAGCCCGGCGCCGACCTCACGCCGTCGGAACTGCTCTCCGCGCTGACGGGGCTGGGCGTCCCGCGGACGGTGCTCACCCTCGGTCCCGACGGCGCACTCGTCGACGACAGCGGTACTCGGACAGCGGTCGACGCGATCGACGTGGAGGTCGTCGACACCACCGGCGGCGGCGACGCGTTCAACGCCGGGCTCGCGGTCGCGCGGGCGGAAGGCCGGGATCTCGCGGACGCGGTCCGGTTCGGGTGCGTCTGCGGCGGGCTCGCCTGCACCGACTTCGAGGTCGTGCTGGCGCTCCCGGACAGATCCGCGGTCGACGCCCGCATCGGGGAGTGA
- a CDS encoding nucleoside hydrolase, with the protein MSERPTPADGGARRVIVDTDTAGDDSQALLLAALSDRIDLDGVTICAGNVEFDYQVENAKYTLDLAGVADDVTVYEGARDPLLKDYEYADYVHGEGGMGGSLFPDTGIASGDRFAPDYIVDAARAHPGEITLVCIAPLTNVALALRKEPELNDLLDSVWVMGGNVNCLGNVTPAAEYNFWVDPDAAKMVLNELDVTLLDWGLTIRDTVFDADTLARIEAIDTRYADFYTEISTQVRAYNRESFGEDRTTQPDSAVVAGLIDPELIEASATYHVDVDEREGLTRGYSAVDENGVGDGDPRTEVVESLDGEGFRAMVVRMLADGNPDP; encoded by the coding sequence ATGAGCGAGAGGCCGACGCCGGCCGACGGCGGGGCGCGACGTGTCATCGTCGACACCGACACCGCGGGCGACGACAGCCAGGCGTTGCTGCTGGCGGCGCTTTCGGACCGGATCGACCTCGATGGGGTCACGATCTGCGCCGGCAACGTCGAGTTCGACTATCAGGTCGAGAACGCGAAGTACACCCTCGACCTCGCCGGGGTTGCCGACGACGTCACCGTCTACGAGGGGGCACGCGACCCCCTGCTGAAGGACTACGAGTACGCCGATTACGTCCACGGCGAGGGCGGGATGGGCGGGTCGCTGTTTCCCGACACCGGGATCGCCTCCGGCGACCGATTCGCTCCGGACTACATCGTCGACGCCGCCCGAGCACACCCCGGCGAGATCACCCTGGTCTGTATCGCACCGCTGACGAACGTCGCCTTGGCGCTCCGGAAGGAGCCCGAGTTGAACGACCTGCTGGATTCGGTGTGGGTGATGGGCGGGAACGTCAACTGCCTCGGCAACGTCACGCCCGCCGCGGAGTACAACTTCTGGGTCGACCCCGACGCGGCGAAGATGGTGCTGAACGAACTCGACGTGACCCTCCTCGATTGGGGGCTCACGATCAGGGACACCGTCTTCGACGCCGACACGCTCGCACGGATCGAGGCGATCGACACGCGATACGCCGACTTCTACACCGAGATCTCGACGCAGGTTCGGGCGTACAACCGGGAGTCCTTCGGCGAGGACCGGACGACACAGCCCGACTCGGCCGTGGTCGCCGGGCTGATCGACCCCGAACTGATCGAGGCCTCGGCCACCTACCACGTCGACGTCGACGAGCGGGAGGGGCTGACCCGCGGGTACTCCGCGGTCGACGAGAACGGGGTCGGCGACGGCGACCCCCGAACCGAGGTGGTCGAGTCGCTCGACGGCGAGGGCTTCCGGGCGATGGTCGTCCGGATGCTGGCGGACGGCAATCCGGATCCCTGA